The Paludisphaera rhizosphaerae genome includes a region encoding these proteins:
- a CDS encoding AI-2E family transporter — MDATPDQPPAAPDDTPPQAADDAAGALNEVAAGGLLERAPGAGEVRTLAYVLIVAATSLYLLERLEPVLRPLLIAVLLCYLFLPFYNRLRKRVQPVVAFIMIAGGFTIGVLALGRMVFHDVVTIDQNRPRYQARETELEQGFRKAAAGLTPAFARHRTSGDAASPDDSLSAELSDRLVRGAATAFVSIGLESIVVAFYMIFLLQSAAGLPDRIRSSFSSQRAGRIMKIVDSINLAVSEYLAVKVKASLLVAVPVGLLCLAFGVTGAATWGVLTFFGNFLPYIGPLVSILPPLAIALLEFSTIGPPLAFAAILLTIHGVTSNVIEPAMTGRALGLNPLVVLVGLAFWSLLWGFVGLVLAVPLTVIFKIILEHTPATRPFARLISEQDLP; from the coding sequence GTGGATGCGACGCCCGACCAACCCCCGGCAGCACCGGACGACACGCCTCCCCAGGCCGCGGACGACGCGGCGGGCGCGCTGAACGAGGTCGCGGCGGGCGGACTGCTCGAACGCGCCCCGGGGGCGGGCGAGGTCCGAACGCTGGCCTACGTGCTGATCGTCGCGGCGACTTCGCTCTACCTGCTTGAACGCCTGGAGCCTGTGCTTCGGCCCCTGCTGATCGCCGTCCTCCTCTGCTACCTCTTCCTCCCGTTCTACAACAGACTGCGGAAGCGGGTGCAGCCCGTGGTCGCGTTCATCATGATCGCGGGAGGGTTCACGATCGGCGTCCTGGCCCTGGGCCGAATGGTCTTCCATGACGTCGTCACGATCGACCAGAACCGCCCTCGCTATCAGGCGCGTGAGACAGAGTTGGAACAGGGCTTCCGCAAAGCGGCCGCCGGCCTGACCCCCGCCTTCGCCAGACACCGCACCTCAGGCGACGCTGCGTCTCCGGACGATTCGCTCTCCGCTGAGCTGTCCGACCGGCTGGTCCGGGGAGCGGCGACGGCCTTCGTGTCGATCGGCCTGGAGTCGATCGTGGTCGCCTTCTACATGATCTTCCTGTTGCAGTCGGCGGCGGGGCTGCCGGACCGCATCCGCTCCAGCTTCTCGTCCCAGCGAGCCGGGCGGATCATGAAGATTGTGGATTCGATCAACCTCGCGGTCTCGGAATACCTGGCGGTGAAGGTCAAGGCGAGCCTGCTGGTGGCTGTGCCGGTGGGCCTGCTCTGCCTGGCGTTCGGAGTCACCGGCGCGGCGACGTGGGGAGTGCTGACGTTCTTCGGCAACTTCCTTCCTTACATCGGCCCGCTGGTCTCCATCCTGCCGCCGCTGGCGATCGCCCTTCTGGAGTTCTCCACGATCGGGCCCCCACTGGCGTTCGCGGCCATTCTGCTGACGATCCACGGCGTGACATCAAACGTCATCGAGCCGGCGATGACCGGACGGGCGCTCGGGCTCAACCCGCTCGTGGTGCTGGTCGGGCTGGCCTTCTGGAGCCTCCTCTGGGGGTTCGTCGGCCTGGTTCTGGCCGTGCCCCTGACCGTGATTTTCAAGATCATCCTGGAGCACACCCCGGCGACTCGCCCGTTCGCCCGCTTGATCTCGGAACAGGATTTGCCGTAA
- the crtI gene encoding phytoene desaturase family protein, which produces MRDKRRVVIVGAGPGGLAAAMLLSAAGMSVKVLERMPRPGGRTSALEAEGFRFDVGPTFFLYPRVLEAIFSAIGRDLHRETTMVRLDPQYHLVFGDGGEIRATPDLARMEREIAALSPDDASQLRRFLADNRVKMDQFRTVLETPFLRLRDMMSPSLAKMLPLLRPWLSLDGELKRYFQDPRVRLAMTFQSKYLGMSPFNCPSLFSILSFLEYEYGVFHPLGGCAAVSEAMARVAEDLGASISLDDEVEEILFDGRRAVGVRSRSGVHECDALVINADFARAMTRLVPERLRPRWTNRKIARKRFSCSTYMLYLGIEGRYDDLAHHTIYLSEDYQENLRDIESRHALSRDPSFYVQNACVTDPSLAPKDRSTLYVLLPVTHQHENVDWSREAPAFRELALRQLAKVGLRDVESRIVYEHQTTPADWDHRYEIHLGATFNLAHSLSQMLYLRPRNRFEGLRSVYLVGGGTHPGSGLPVIFESARITSRLVGEDLGVTVPIGRDDGLLDPGRLAVPSLTGLTSMARGVDA; this is translated from the coding sequence ATGCGCGACAAGAGACGGGTCGTTATCGTCGGAGCGGGTCCGGGAGGGCTGGCCGCGGCGATGCTTTTGTCGGCGGCGGGGATGTCGGTCAAGGTCCTGGAGCGGATGCCGCGTCCGGGGGGCCGGACCTCGGCGCTGGAGGCGGAGGGCTTCCGGTTCGACGTGGGGCCGACGTTCTTCCTCTATCCCCGCGTCCTGGAAGCCATCTTCTCAGCAATAGGCCGCGACCTGCACCGAGAGACGACGATGGTTCGTCTCGACCCGCAGTATCACCTGGTCTTCGGCGACGGCGGCGAGATCCGGGCGACCCCCGACCTGGCCCGGATGGAGCGGGAGATCGCGGCGCTCTCCCCTGACGACGCGAGCCAGCTTCGGCGGTTCCTGGCGGACAACCGGGTCAAGATGGACCAGTTCCGTACCGTCCTGGAAACGCCCTTCCTCCGGCTGCGCGACATGATGTCGCCCTCCCTGGCGAAGATGCTCCCCCTGCTCCGCCCCTGGCTCTCGCTCGACGGCGAGTTGAAGCGATACTTCCAGGACCCTCGCGTCCGATTGGCGATGACCTTCCAGTCCAAGTATCTGGGGATGTCCCCCTTCAACTGCCCGAGCCTGTTCTCGATCCTCTCGTTCCTGGAGTACGAATACGGCGTCTTCCACCCGCTCGGAGGCTGCGCAGCGGTTTCCGAGGCGATGGCGAGGGTCGCCGAGGATCTGGGCGCCTCGATCTCGCTCGACGACGAGGTCGAGGAAATCCTCTTCGACGGCCGCCGGGCCGTCGGCGTTCGGTCGCGGTCGGGCGTCCATGAGTGCGACGCCCTGGTGATCAACGCCGATTTCGCCCGCGCCATGACGCGGCTCGTCCCCGAACGGCTCCGCCCCCGATGGACGAACCGCAAGATCGCCCGCAAGCGGTTCTCGTGCTCGACCTATATGCTCTACCTGGGGATTGAGGGCCGCTACGACGACCTGGCGCATCACACGATCTACCTCTCCGAGGACTACCAGGAGAATCTCCGGGACATCGAATCGCGCCACGCCCTGTCGCGCGATCCGTCGTTTTACGTCCAGAACGCCTGCGTCACCGACCCATCGCTCGCCCCGAAGGATCGCAGCACGCTCTACGTCCTGCTGCCGGTGACCCACCAGCACGAGAACGTCGACTGGTCGCGCGAGGCGCCCGCCTTCCGCGAACTGGCCCTCCGTCAGTTGGCCAAGGTCGGGCTCAGGGACGTCGAGTCGCGGATCGTCTACGAGCACCAGACGACCCCGGCCGACTGGGACCACCGTTACGAGATCCATCTTGGGGCGACCTTCAACCTGGCTCACAGCCTTTCGCAGATGCTCTACCTGCGGCCCAGGAACCGGTTCGAAGGACTGAGGTCCGTGTATCTGGTCGGCGGGGGGACGCATCCCGGCAGCGGCCTGCCGGTGATCTTCGAGTCGGCCCGGATCACGTCGAGGCTGGTGGGAGAGGACCTGGGAGTGACGGTCCCGATCGGCCGCGACGACGGTCTGCTCGATCCCGGGCGGCTGGCCGTACCGTCGCTGACCGGATTGACCAGCATGGCGCGAGGAGTCGACGCATGA
- a CDS encoding phytoene desaturase family protein yields MSRSERIGVIGGGLAGLASACVLGARGYDVVLFDKNPWLGGKAAVLTEAGYRFDMGPTILLMPSVLARIFAEAGRDLKDALELVPLDPQWRSFFDDGSVLDLHADRDAMTRAVDAFAPGGGEQYGRFLDFSERLDDISQRFYFWKAIGSVRDMFDPSSTFNLAMLSDLIAMRPWSTVGKTIRGYVKDARVAQMLDHFTQYVGSSPDLSPAILCGIAHMQTGEGVWYPRGGTRAVAEALVKLASELGVELVTGTSVESIRTDAAGKVLGVVLGDGREIPLAAVVSNSDAVRTHRELLAGRGAADRFEARRKYEPACSGVVMYLGLDRRYEQLAHHDFVFSRDPHEEFDYIYNKGEPAPDPTCYLCATAGTEPETAPEGGEALYILVHTPYLRPHHDWKAMYPEYRRTILDKLARTAGLTDLEKHIKLERWLTPQDIHDRYRVLNGAIYGLASHGRLSGGFKPSNRSPDVPGLYLTGGAAHPGPGMPMVLMSGWIAADALDTDGIVDRIREPMASQTAGAR; encoded by the coding sequence ATGAGCCGTTCGGAACGCATCGGAGTGATCGGCGGCGGACTGGCGGGGCTGGCCTCGGCCTGTGTGCTGGGGGCGCGAGGGTACGACGTCGTCCTGTTCGACAAGAACCCCTGGCTGGGGGGCAAGGCGGCCGTGCTCACTGAGGCCGGCTACCGATTCGACATGGGGCCGACCATCTTGCTGATGCCCTCGGTCCTGGCCCGGATCTTCGCCGAGGCCGGCCGCGACCTGAAGGACGCCCTCGAACTGGTCCCGCTCGACCCGCAGTGGCGGTCGTTCTTCGACGACGGCAGCGTGCTGGACCTCCACGCCGACCGCGACGCCATGACCCGGGCGGTCGACGCCTTCGCCCCCGGCGGGGGCGAGCAGTACGGGCGGTTCCTCGACTTCTCCGAGCGTCTCGACGACATCTCCCAGCGGTTTTACTTCTGGAAGGCGATCGGCTCCGTTCGCGACATGTTCGACCCGTCGTCGACGTTCAACCTCGCCATGCTCTCCGACCTGATCGCGATGCGGCCGTGGAGCACGGTGGGCAAAACGATTCGCGGATACGTGAAGGACGCCCGCGTCGCGCAGATGCTCGACCACTTCACCCAGTACGTCGGCTCGTCGCCCGACCTCTCGCCGGCCATCCTCTGCGGCATCGCCCACATGCAGACCGGCGAAGGCGTCTGGTATCCCCGAGGCGGGACGCGGGCCGTCGCCGAGGCTCTGGTGAAGCTCGCCTCCGAGCTGGGGGTCGAGTTGGTCACAGGGACGAGCGTGGAGTCGATCCGAACGGACGCCGCCGGGAAAGTTTTGGGCGTCGTGCTGGGCGACGGGAGGGAAATCCCGCTGGCCGCCGTCGTCTCGAATTCGGACGCCGTCCGCACACATCGTGAACTGCTCGCCGGCCGAGGCGCAGCCGATCGCTTTGAGGCCCGCCGCAAGTACGAGCCGGCCTGCTCGGGCGTCGTGATGTACCTGGGCCTCGACCGCCGCTACGAGCAACTGGCCCACCACGACTTCGTCTTCTCGCGCGACCCGCACGAGGAGTTCGACTACATCTACAACAAGGGCGAACCGGCCCCCGACCCGACCTGCTACCTCTGCGCCACGGCTGGGACCGAGCCCGAGACGGCCCCCGAGGGGGGCGAGGCTCTGTACATCCTCGTCCACACGCCCTACCTCCGGCCGCACCACGACTGGAAGGCCATGTACCCGGAGTATCGTCGGACGATCCTGGACAAGCTCGCCCGGACCGCCGGACTCACGGACCTGGAGAAGCACATCAAGTTGGAGCGTTGGCTGACTCCCCAGGACATCCACGACCGTTACCGGGTGCTCAACGGGGCGATCTACGGTCTGGCCAGCCACGGCCGGCTGAGCGGCGGGTTCAAGCCGTCGAACCGGAGCCCGGACGTCCCGGGCCTGTATCTCACCGGCGGGGCGGCTCATCCGGGGCCGGGGATGCCGATGGTCCTCATGTCGGGCTGGATCGCCGCCGACGCCCTCGATACCGATGGGATCGTCGACCGGATCCGCGAGCCGATGGCCTCTCAGACGGCGGGCGCCCGGTGA
- a CDS encoding lysophospholipid acyltransferase family protein — MTRKPAADAVPRSTPWFFRGFRKYARRFVGRNFHALRIDRDGRPTNPPGPAIVALNHASWWDPMTALLATELFPPSRIHFAPIDELGLKQYPILERLGFFGVQLETPRGGIAFMRRASAILARTESMLWITPQGQFVDPRDRPVRFKEGLGRLLHRERGIFIAPMAVEYPFWNDRRPEALVRFGPWIAIGDGASQPADAWTRQMEAALEDCQDRLMESSRSRDVDRFETFVRGSAGVGGIYDIGRRLRSMFRGETFSPEHQVHQHQDSPPS, encoded by the coding sequence GTGACGCGGAAGCCTGCGGCCGATGCTGTCCCACGGTCCACCCCGTGGTTCTTTCGGGGCTTCCGCAAGTATGCGCGACGCTTCGTCGGCCGGAACTTCCACGCCCTCCGAATCGATCGCGACGGCCGGCCCACCAATCCCCCAGGGCCGGCGATCGTCGCCCTGAACCACGCCTCCTGGTGGGACCCAATGACGGCGCTGCTGGCGACGGAGTTGTTCCCACCGTCGCGCATCCACTTCGCACCAATCGACGAGCTGGGGCTGAAACAGTATCCGATCCTGGAACGTCTCGGCTTCTTCGGCGTGCAGTTGGAGACGCCCCGAGGCGGGATCGCCTTCATGCGGCGGGCTTCGGCGATCCTGGCTCGCACGGAATCGATGCTCTGGATCACTCCCCAGGGTCAGTTCGTCGACCCTCGCGACCGGCCGGTGCGATTCAAGGAGGGGCTCGGCCGGCTTCTGCACCGTGAGCGAGGGATCTTCATCGCACCGATGGCCGTTGAATATCCCTTCTGGAACGACCGCCGACCGGAGGCGCTTGTCCGGTTCGGCCCGTGGATTGCAATTGGAGATGGCGCATCGCAGCCGGCCGACGCCTGGACGCGTCAGATGGAGGCGGCCCTGGAAGACTGCCAGGACCGCCTGATGGAATCGAGCCGATCGCGAGACGTCGACCGGTTCGAGACGTTCGTGCGCGGCTCGGCGGGCGTCGGAGGAATCTACGACATCGGCCGTCGCCTCCGATCGATGTTTCGCGGCGAGACGTTCTCGCCCGAGCACCAGGTCCATCAGCACCAGGATTCCCCTCCGTCATGA
- a CDS encoding glycosyltransferase, which translates to MTATLVACLLLALVPAILFAINLRAYRPPPEVGPDEQMPAVSVLIPARNEEASIGEAVESVLANRGWIEVLVLDDRSEDATAEVVRAIAARDDRVRLIQGDGPPPGWCGKQRSCWLLANEAQYDLFVFLDADVRLAPNALARMARFMNETGVDLASGIPRQVTVGLMERLLIPLIHFVMLGFMPIPSMRRTRMPSLSAGCGQLFIARREGYFQAGGHSAIRASLHDGIKLPRAFRAAGLRNDLFDATDVASCRMYRTAGEVWRGLSKNAGEALAAPGLIVPTSAMLLCGQVAPFLMPAAILAAWPRVWTRGEIAAAVVALAAAWLPRFAAVARFRQPFLGAVLHPIGVALLVAIQWQAFVRNALGRPIEWKGRGYGSPGSGTLSEQP; encoded by the coding sequence ATGACCGCGACGCTCGTCGCCTGCCTGCTCCTGGCGCTCGTCCCCGCCATCCTCTTCGCGATCAACCTCCGCGCGTATCGCCCGCCGCCAGAAGTCGGACCTGATGAGCAAATGCCCGCCGTCTCGGTTCTCATCCCGGCAAGGAACGAGGAAGCGTCGATCGGGGAAGCCGTCGAGTCCGTGCTGGCGAACCGGGGATGGATCGAAGTGCTGGTGCTCGACGACCGCTCGGAAGATGCGACGGCCGAGGTCGTCCGCGCAATCGCCGCGCGTGACGATCGCGTCCGGCTGATCCAGGGCGACGGCCCCCCGCCCGGTTGGTGCGGCAAGCAGCGTTCGTGCTGGCTGCTGGCGAACGAGGCCCAATACGACCTGTTCGTCTTCCTGGACGCCGACGTCCGCCTCGCGCCCAACGCCCTCGCTCGAATGGCCCGGTTCATGAACGAAACGGGTGTGGACCTGGCCAGCGGGATCCCGCGGCAGGTGACGGTCGGGCTCATGGAACGGCTGTTGATCCCTCTGATTCACTTCGTGATGCTAGGCTTCATGCCGATCCCCAGCATGCGGCGAACGCGGATGCCGTCGCTCTCGGCCGGTTGCGGGCAGCTTTTCATCGCTCGGCGGGAAGGTTATTTCCAGGCCGGAGGGCATTCGGCGATCCGCGCATCGCTCCACGACGGCATCAAGCTTCCAAGAGCCTTCCGCGCCGCGGGCCTGAGAAACGACCTGTTCGACGCCACGGACGTCGCCTCGTGCCGGATGTATCGCACGGCGGGCGAGGTCTGGCGGGGGCTCTCCAAGAACGCCGGCGAGGCTCTAGCAGCGCCGGGATTGATCGTACCGACCTCGGCCATGCTCCTTTGCGGTCAAGTCGCGCCCTTCTTGATGCCGGCGGCGATCCTCGCGGCCTGGCCTCGGGTCTGGACGCGGGGCGAGATCGCGGCAGCGGTGGTTGCCCTGGCGGCGGCCTGGCTGCCGAGGTTCGCCGCCGTCGCGAGGTTCCGACAGCCGTTCCTCGGCGCCGTGTTGCATCCGATCGGCGTCGCACTGCTTGTGGCGATCCAGTGGCAGGCGTTCGTCCGCAACGCTCTGGGTCGGCCGATCGAGTGGAAAGGGCGCGGGTATGGATCGCCGGGATCGGGGACGCTGTCGGAACAACCCTGA
- the metH gene encoding methionine synthase, which yields MKKDIPAASSRLEELLSERILVLDGAMGSVIYSYEPTEENYRGSRFANHHIQLKNCTEVLVISQPKMIEDIHRAYLEAGADIIETDTFNNNPLSLEEFGLEEHVRELNVRAVEIARRAADDYTRRNPDKPRFVAGSIGPTKKQLSLGIHVEDPGRRDVTFDEMVANYKVQIAALVEAGVDLLLPETSFDTLVMKSCLFAIDEYFEEIGRRLPVMISGTVFKDGRTLSGQPAESFYYSVSHYPAMSVGLNCAVGVDQMRPSIEALAAISKTRVSCYPNAGMPDGFGGFNGDMGHMAKTLGEFARNGWLNLVGGCCGTKPEWIAAIAKAVEGVPPRKIPDLPGWSTYSGIEPLVIRPETNFIMVGERTNITGSKKFARLIKTGDYETALAVARDQVEAGANIIDVNMDEGLIDGVAAMTRFLNLVSADPNISKVPIMVDSSKWEVIEAGLKCIQGKSIVNSISLKEGEAKFLDQARLVQRYGAAVVVMAFDETGQAVLKDDKVRICKRAHDLLVEKLNFPPEDIIFDVNILTVGTGIEEHNNYAVEFIEAVRELKRILPKCKTSGGVSNVSFSYRGNDVVREAMNAAFLYHAIKAGLDMGIVNAGQLEVYEEIPKDLLERVEDVLLNRRPDAADRLTEFAETVKTDGKKEKTKDMAWRDQSVAERLKHALVTGTVDFVEQDVDDALKEYPKPLSIIEGPLMDGMNVVGDLFGAGKMFLPQVVKSARVMKKAVAHLTPLMEAEKARAAAAGETAAEHKARGKILMATVKGDVHDIGKNIVGVVLACNDYEVIDLGVMIPCEEILKKAKEHDVDVIGLSGLITPSLDEMVYVAKEMQRGGFDTPLLIGGATTSVKHTAVKIAPQYKGSVLHVKDASRSVGVVDRVGRPDSRAELDAANRAMQEREREAFAGRRERNLVPLEVARERRAQTDWADCSIAKPEFLGVKRLEDYPLEKLVPFIDWSPFFSTWELKGKYPAILDAPEVGPIARELYQKATELIDRIVREKLLTARGVYGFFPANSIGDDVVVYTDESRTKELTRFHFLRQQWERHGQTDFRCLADLIAPVDSGRADYIGAFAVTAGIGADPLVQGFKEQLDDYNAIMAEALADRLAEAFAESLHAQARRDCGFGLDEHFSTEELIDEKYRSIRPAAGYPACPDHTEKATLWKLLDAEAATGIRLTESFAMHPGASVSGLYFMHPKARYFAVDFIQRDQAQDYAARKGVALSVVERWLGPNLSYDPE from the coding sequence GTGAAGAAGGACATCCCCGCCGCGTCGTCACGCCTCGAGGAACTGCTCTCGGAGCGGATCCTGGTCCTCGACGGGGCCATGGGCTCGGTCATCTATTCCTACGAGCCTACCGAGGAAAACTACCGGGGAAGCCGGTTCGCGAACCACCACATCCAGCTCAAGAACTGCACCGAGGTCCTCGTCATCTCGCAGCCGAAGATGATCGAGGACATCCACCGCGCCTACCTTGAAGCCGGCGCTGACATTATTGAAACCGACACCTTCAACAACAACCCCCTCTCTCTTGAGGAATTCGGCCTCGAGGAGCACGTCCGCGAGCTGAACGTGCGGGCCGTCGAGATCGCCCGCCGCGCCGCCGACGACTACACCCGGCGGAACCCGGACAAGCCCCGGTTCGTCGCCGGCAGCATCGGCCCCACCAAGAAGCAGCTCTCGCTGGGCATCCACGTCGAGGACCCCGGCCGTCGCGACGTCACCTTCGACGAGATGGTCGCCAACTACAAGGTGCAAATCGCCGCGCTCGTCGAGGCGGGCGTCGACCTGCTGCTGCCCGAGACGTCGTTCGACACGCTCGTCATGAAGTCGTGCCTCTTCGCCATCGACGAGTACTTCGAGGAGATCGGCCGGCGGCTGCCGGTGATGATCTCGGGGACCGTCTTCAAGGACGGCCGGACGCTCTCCGGGCAGCCGGCCGAGTCGTTCTATTACTCGGTCTCGCACTACCCAGCGATGAGCGTCGGCCTCAACTGCGCCGTGGGCGTCGACCAGATGCGGCCGTCGATCGAGGCTCTGGCGGCGATCTCGAAGACGAGGGTCAGTTGCTACCCCAACGCCGGCATGCCCGACGGCTTCGGCGGCTTCAACGGCGACATGGGCCACATGGCCAAGACGCTGGGCGAGTTCGCCCGCAACGGCTGGCTCAACCTCGTCGGCGGCTGCTGCGGGACCAAGCCCGAGTGGATCGCGGCCATCGCGAAGGCCGTCGAGGGCGTCCCCCCGCGCAAGATTCCGGATCTCCCGGGCTGGTCGACCTACAGCGGCATCGAACCGCTGGTGATCCGCCCCGAGACCAACTTCATCATGGTCGGCGAGCGGACGAACATCACCGGCTCCAAGAAGTTCGCCCGGCTCATCAAGACCGGCGACTACGAAACGGCCCTGGCCGTCGCCCGCGACCAGGTGGAAGCCGGCGCGAACATCATCGACGTCAACATGGACGAGGGCCTGATCGACGGCGTCGCCGCCATGACCCGGTTCCTCAACCTGGTCTCGGCCGACCCGAACATCTCCAAGGTCCCGATCATGGTCGACTCCTCCAAGTGGGAGGTGATCGAGGCCGGCCTGAAGTGCATCCAGGGCAAGTCGATCGTCAATTCGATCAGCCTGAAGGAAGGCGAGGCGAAGTTCCTCGACCAGGCCCGGCTGGTCCAGCGCTACGGGGCGGCGGTCGTCGTCATGGCGTTCGACGAGACCGGTCAGGCGGTTCTGAAGGACGACAAGGTCCGGATCTGCAAGCGGGCCCACGACCTGCTGGTGGAGAAGCTCAACTTCCCCCCCGAAGACATCATCTTCGACGTCAACATCCTGACCGTCGGCACTGGCATTGAGGAGCACAACAATTACGCCGTCGAGTTCATCGAGGCCGTCCGCGAGTTGAAGCGGATCCTGCCCAAGTGCAAGACCTCCGGCGGCGTGAGCAACGTCTCGTTCTCCTACCGCGGCAACGATGTGGTCCGTGAGGCGATGAACGCGGCGTTCCTGTATCACGCCATCAAGGCCGGGCTGGACATGGGCATCGTCAACGCCGGCCAGCTTGAAGTCTACGAGGAGATCCCCAAGGATCTGCTCGAGCGGGTCGAGGACGTGCTCCTGAACCGCCGGCCCGACGCGGCCGACCGGCTCACCGAGTTCGCCGAGACCGTCAAGACCGACGGCAAGAAGGAAAAGACGAAGGACATGGCCTGGCGCGACCAGTCGGTCGCCGAGCGTCTCAAGCACGCACTCGTCACCGGCACGGTCGACTTCGTCGAGCAGGACGTCGACGACGCGCTGAAGGAATACCCCAAGCCGCTGTCGATCATCGAAGGCCCGCTGATGGACGGCATGAACGTCGTCGGCGACCTCTTCGGCGCGGGCAAGATGTTCCTGCCGCAGGTCGTCAAAAGCGCCCGCGTGATGAAGAAGGCCGTCGCCCACTTGACCCCCTTGATGGAGGCCGAGAAGGCCCGCGCGGCCGCGGCCGGCGAGACGGCCGCCGAGCACAAGGCCCGCGGCAAGATCCTCATGGCCACGGTCAAGGGGGACGTCCACGACATCGGCAAGAACATCGTCGGCGTCGTCCTGGCGTGCAACGACTACGAGGTCATCGACCTGGGCGTCATGATCCCCTGCGAGGAGATCCTCAAGAAGGCCAAGGAGCACGACGTCGACGTGATCGGCCTCTCCGGCCTGATCACGCCCTCGCTCGACGAGATGGTGTACGTCGCCAAGGAGATGCAGCGCGGAGGCTTCGACACGCCCCTGCTGATCGGCGGTGCCACCACGAGCGTCAAACACACGGCCGTGAAGATCGCCCCGCAGTACAAGGGATCGGTGCTGCACGTCAAGGACGCCTCGCGGAGCGTCGGCGTGGTCGACCGCGTCGGCCGCCCCGATTCGCGGGCCGAGCTGGACGCCGCCAACCGCGCGATGCAGGAACGCGAGCGCGAGGCCTTCGCCGGCCGTCGCGAGCGGAACCTCGTCCCGCTGGAGGTCGCCCGCGAACGCCGGGCGCAGACCGACTGGGCCGACTGCTCGATCGCCAAGCCCGAATTCCTGGGCGTGAAGCGCCTGGAAGATTACCCGCTGGAAAAGCTCGTCCCGTTCATCGACTGGTCGCCGTTCTTCTCCACCTGGGAGCTGAAGGGAAAGTATCCGGCGATCCTGGACGCGCCCGAGGTCGGCCCGATCGCCCGCGAGTTGTATCAGAAGGCGACGGAGCTGATCGACCGGATCGTCCGCGAGAAGCTCCTCACCGCCCGGGGCGTCTACGGCTTCTTCCCGGCGAACTCGATCGGCGACGACGTGGTGGTCTACACCGACGAGTCGCGGACGAAGGAACTGACTCGGTTCCACTTCCTCCGCCAGCAGTGGGAACGCCATGGCCAGACCGATTTCCGATGCCTGGCCGACCTGATCGCGCCGGTGGATTCGGGCCGAGCCGACTACATCGGGGCGTTCGCCGTCACGGCCGGCATCGGGGCCGATCCTCTCGTCCAGGGATTCAAGGAGCAGTTGGACGACTACAACGCCATCATGGCCGAGGCGCTGGCGGATCGGCTGGCCGAGGCCTTCGCGGAGTCGCTCCACGCCCAGGCCCGCCGCGACTGCGGCTTCGGCCTGGATGAACACTTCTCGACCGAGGAGTTGATCGACGAGAAGTACCGTAGCATCCGCCCCGCCGCCGGCTACCCCGCCTGCCCGGATCACACCGAGAAGGCCACGCTCTGGAAGCTGCTCGACGCCGAGGCGGCCACCGGCATCCGACTCACCGAGTCGTTCGCCATGCACCCCGGTGCGTCCGTCAGCGGCCTCTACTTCATGCACCCCAAGGCCCGCTACTTCGCCGTCGACTTCATCCAGCGCGACCAGGCGCAGGACTACGCCGCCCGCAAGGGCGTCGCACTCTCGGTCGTGGAACGCTGGCTGGGCCCGAACCTGTCGTATGACCCGGAGTGA
- a CDS encoding Imm26 family immunity protein: protein MGKRQKWTRGAVVTVPLGDGFHTYAQMLEDPEYAFFDCKTQDALPAVTVVSRPLLFRLWVMRYAHSTGRWPKIGVAPILTTLQEPVWRYNQDPLRPQDIRITFDGCNGPLGSLTDCEGLECAAVWDPEHVESRLKSHYAGVPCRLTLSLRPRVVDV, encoded by the coding sequence GTGGGAAAGCGTCAGAAATGGACTCGTGGAGCGGTTGTGACAGTACCATTAGGCGATGGCTTCCACACCTACGCTCAGATGCTCGAGGATCCCGAGTACGCCTTCTTCGACTGCAAGACCCAGGACGCATTGCCGGCAGTGACCGTTGTCAGTCGACCGCTTCTGTTCCGGCTCTGGGTCATGAGGTACGCCCACTCCACGGGCCGCTGGCCAAAGATTGGAGTCGCGCCGATTCTAACAACGCTGCAGGAGCCGGTCTGGCGGTACAACCAAGATCCTCTTCGACCTCAGGACATCCGCATCACTTTTGATGGCTGCAACGGGCCGCTTGGGTCTTTAACAGACTGCGAGGGCCTGGAATGCGCTGCCGTCTGGGACCCAGAACACGTCGAAAGTCGGCTGAAGTCCCATTACGCTGGCGTCCCGTGTCGATTGACGTTGTCGCTTCGTCCCCGAGTCGTCGACGTCTAG